A stretch of Proteiniborus sp. DW1 DNA encodes these proteins:
- the recN gene encoding DNA repair protein RecN: MLLELNIQNFAIINKIRVNFSKGLNVLTGETGAGKSIIIDAISLVLGSRADKEFVRAGSEKTTIEALFFIENMRDVERVLESYGIQKEKDNTLLITREIYNTGRSTSRVNGRTVTLSMLHEITSKLIDIHGQHDHQSLLRSDKHSEFIDSLGDYTIIEIKEKVKKGYEELQTLKSRLKSLSQDEMEKERKMDLLNFQIEEIDDARLIDGEEESLIAEYSLLSNAESIVVTLADAIANLDSGFYGNKSIIDQLNNIYTNLHKVSKHSEDIRNFANTFESIVYQLQDLTREIRYYQDKIDYSPERLKFLDERLDLINKLKRKYGKTINEILEYRDRINKDLNLLLNCEEEIRELRSKIQQCETELNNICKDLTEKRTCISEKFEREITKELSDVNMPNVNFKVKIEKLEHFTQNGLDKIEFLISTNPNEPLKSLAKIVSGGEMSRIMLAFKSILAEIDKIPTLIFDEIDTGISGRTAQIVGEKIANIASNHQVICITHLPQIAALADSHYLIHKKITDKELTTEIIKLDYNERVEELSRLLGGVSLTETTKQHAREMIEMSKKIR; this comes from the coding sequence GTGCTCCTTGAATTGAATATTCAAAATTTCGCAATTATAAATAAAATAAGAGTTAACTTTTCAAAAGGTTTAAATGTTCTAACCGGAGAGACAGGTGCAGGAAAGTCTATTATTATTGATGCCATTTCACTAGTATTAGGTAGTAGGGCAGATAAAGAGTTTGTTAGAGCTGGAAGTGAAAAGACAACTATAGAAGCCTTGTTTTTTATCGAAAATATGAGAGATGTTGAAAGAGTATTAGAAAGTTATGGAATACAAAAGGAAAAAGATAATACTTTGCTTATTACTAGAGAAATATATAATACTGGTCGAAGCACTTCTAGAGTGAATGGAAGAACAGTGACACTTAGTATGTTACATGAAATAACTAGTAAATTAATAGATATTCATGGACAACATGATCACCAATCACTTTTAAGAAGTGATAAACATTCAGAGTTTATTGATTCATTGGGGGACTATACAATAATTGAAATTAAAGAGAAAGTTAAAAAAGGTTATGAAGAACTACAAACCTTGAAATCTAGGCTTAAATCTTTATCTCAAGATGAAATGGAAAAAGAACGAAAAATGGATTTATTGAACTTTCAAATAGAAGAAATTGACGATGCAAGGCTCATAGATGGAGAAGAAGAGTCGTTGATTGCTGAATATAGTTTGTTATCGAATGCAGAAAGCATTGTAGTTACACTAGCAGATGCTATAGCAAATTTAGATTCTGGTTTTTACGGAAATAAGTCTATTATTGATCAATTAAATAACATATATACAAATTTACATAAGGTTTCCAAACATAGTGAGGATATTAGGAATTTTGCAAATACATTTGAGTCTATAGTCTATCAACTTCAAGATCTCACTAGGGAGATTAGATATTATCAGGATAAGATTGATTATAGTCCTGAAAGATTGAAGTTTCTTGATGAGAGATTGGATTTGATAAATAAGCTAAAAAGAAAGTATGGCAAAACTATAAATGAAATATTAGAATATAGAGATAGAATTAATAAGGATTTGAACCTCTTATTAAATTGTGAGGAAGAAATCAGGGAACTAAGAAGTAAAATTCAACAATGTGAAACAGAATTGAACAACATATGCAAAGATTTAACTGAAAAGAGGACATGCATATCAGAAAAATTTGAAAGAGAGATTACAAAAGAGCTTAGTGATGTTAATATGCCAAATGTAAATTTTAAAGTAAAAATTGAAAAGTTGGAACATTTTACTCAGAATGGTTTAGATAAGATTGAATTCTTAATTTCTACAAATCCTAACGAACCGTTAAAATCACTAGCTAAGATAGTCTCTGGCGGAGAGATGTCTAGAATAATGCTTGCTTTTAAGAGTATTCTAGCAGAAATAGATAAAATACCTACTCTAATTTTTGATGAGATAGATACTGGAATAAGCGGTAGAACTGCTCAGATAGTAGGAGAAAAAATCGCTAACATTGCTTCTAATCACCAAGTAATTTGTATCACACATTTACCGCAAATAGCTGCACTTGCAGATAGCCATTATTTAATACATAAAAAAATAACAGATAAAGAATTGACTACCGAAATAATCAAGCTTGACTATAATGAGAGAGTGGAAGAACTGAGTCGATTATTAGGTGGAGTGAGTTTAACTGAAACAACTAAACAACATGCTAGGGAAATGATAGAAATGTCAAAAAAAATAAGGTAG
- a CDS encoding copper transporter: MTNIKYYVLTVVSIFLALAIGIYIGFMFDAQDILMSQKEDIVSQLEERFDYLEEENKAVREEISRVTKENEQIKEFNRAIYGEVIKDRLGGIKIAIIETSEDYIYKGVSQILEVAGAEITSITTIKNNIDTNDDLLKSAYEMATGIEADNSNLLKLSIEKLAYEIISGEDNRILETFKNVELIDFTGTYLTSVDYVLIAGGRKVEDEKRFDVIDDRIIDVCKELNIPVIGIEKEDVYFSYIDKYKDNRISSIDNVDTIMGKVALVLAIDGRPGNYGIKPSAESLVPNLSTIISE; encoded by the coding sequence TTGACTAATATTAAGTATTATGTTTTAACTGTTGTTTCAATTTTTTTAGCGCTTGCAATAGGAATCTATATAGGGTTTATGTTTGATGCACAGGATATACTTATGTCTCAAAAAGAGGATATAGTATCACAACTTGAAGAGAGATTTGATTATCTAGAAGAAGAAAACAAAGCTGTAAGAGAGGAAATATCTCGAGTCACAAAAGAAAATGAGCAAATAAAGGAATTTAACAGAGCGATTTATGGTGAGGTAATAAAAGATCGATTAGGTGGAATTAAAATAGCAATTATTGAAACTAGTGAGGATTACATTTATAAAGGGGTTAGCCAGATATTAGAAGTAGCTGGTGCTGAAATAACATCAATAACAACAATAAAGAATAATATTGACACAAATGACGACCTATTAAAAAGTGCATACGAAATGGCAACTGGTATTGAAGCTGATAATAGTAATCTTCTAAAGCTTTCGATCGAAAAATTAGCTTATGAGATTATAAGCGGTGAAGATAATAGAATTCTAGAAACATTCAAAAACGTAGAATTAATTGATTTTACTGGAACATACTTAACATCAGTAGATTATGTATTAATTGCTGGAGGAAGAAAAGTAGAAGATGAAAAAAGGTTTGATGTTATTGATGACAGAATAATAGATGTTTGCAAAGAATTGAATATTCCTGTTATTGGAATAGAAAAGGAAGATGTATATTTCTCTTATATAGACAAGTACAAGGATAATAGAATTTCTTCTATAGATAACGTAGATACTATTATGGGAAAAGTAGCTTTAGTATTGGCTATTGATGGTAGACCAGGGAACTATGGAATAAAGCCTAGTGCTGAAAGCTTAGTTCCTAATTTAAGTACTATAATTAGTGAATAA
- a CDS encoding glycosyltransferase family 2 protein — MNNSKSKVVAVIPVYNEEIFIENTIENIKKINLIDEIIVVDDGSTDKTKEIVSKLDVTLIEIDKNRGKGYAISKAIDKSNFDYLVLIDGDLGKTSNEAIKLILPALNNEADVIIARFQKAKKKGGFGLVKKLANRGVYFYTGKNITSTLSGQRVYSRKAIESINYIPDRFGVEVAMTVAVLRNGFTIKEIDVGMTHRETERNLKGFIHRGRQFFNILITLIKLGIRR, encoded by the coding sequence ATGAATAATTCTAAGTCAAAGGTCGTGGCAGTTATACCTGTTTACAATGAAGAGATATTCATAGAAAATACGATTGAAAATATCAAAAAAATTAATTTAATAGATGAAATAATAGTTGTTGATGATGGCTCTACAGATAAAACTAAAGAAATAGTAAGTAAGCTAGATGTTACACTTATAGAAATAGATAAAAATCGAGGAAAGGGATATGCTATCAGTAAAGCTATTGATAAATCTAATTTTGATTATTTGGTGCTGATAGATGGAGATTTAGGTAAGACAAGTAACGAAGCCATAAAGCTAATACTTCCAGCCTTAAATAATGAGGCAGATGTAATTATTGCAAGATTTCAGAAAGCTAAGAAAAAGGGAGGCTTTGGCTTAGTAAAAAAACTAGCTAATAGAGGAGTTTATTTTTATACAGGAAAAAATATCACCTCTACCTTATCTGGACAAAGAGTTTATAGTCGAAAAGCAATTGAAAGCATTAATTATATTCCAGATAGATTTGGTGTTGAAGTGGCTATGACCGTGGCAGTACTGAGAAATGGCTTTACTATAAAGGAAATAGATGTGGGAATGACTCATAGGGAAACAGAAAGAAACCTTAAAGGATTTATACATAGAGGTAGGCAATTTTTTAATATTCTAATTACATTAATAAAATTAGGAATTAGAAGGTGA
- the spoIVB gene encoding SpoIVB peptidase, whose protein sequence is MSSCKKLIYFTLLLIVLIYAIQILNIVRFPSQIDIIKGDSRNLNIFFPFSLEIVEESTDIVRINNENKDGLSIGLRNSYNLESTNNGRANLKFKFLGIFPIREVKVNVVNQTYVVPGGEAIGVKLNTKGVLVVGTSEILSVDGKTYNPAKNAGIKVGDTITMIDGIKIKDADHVIHLLNNIKSNTVKIEVERNNASFTTEVLPVKSKQDNSYRLGIWVRDKTAGIGTLTFFEPNSRKFGALGHAITDVDTGTLMKAENGEIMKARVSSIEQGKKGSPGELRGMFFETDEVLGKIENNTTFGIYGTMYDKNKMFKHKKALPIGFQSEVKTGKAYILANVEGDKVTEYEVEILKLEKQIVPQSKSMVIKVTDKSLINKTGGIVQGMSGSPIIQNGKIVGAVTHVFVNDPTKGYGIYIEWMLKEAGIYTDNNSDFAEGK, encoded by the coding sequence ATGTCCAGTTGTAAAAAACTGATTTATTTTACTTTACTCCTAATTGTATTAATTTACGCGATACAAATTTTAAATATAGTTAGATTTCCCTCCCAAATTGACATAATTAAAGGAGATAGTAGAAACTTAAATATATTTTTCCCTTTTTCTTTAGAAATAGTAGAAGAATCCACAGATATAGTAAGAATTAATAATGAGAATAAAGACGGGCTATCAATAGGATTAAGAAATTCTTATAACTTAGAATCTACAAACAATGGAAGAGCAAACTTAAAATTCAAATTTCTTGGAATTTTCCCTATAAGGGAGGTTAAAGTAAATGTAGTAAACCAGACTTACGTTGTACCTGGTGGAGAGGCAATAGGCGTAAAGCTAAATACAAAGGGCGTTTTAGTTGTAGGCACATCAGAAATACTGAGTGTAGATGGTAAAACTTATAATCCTGCTAAAAATGCTGGGATAAAAGTTGGAGATACCATAACAATGATAGATGGAATTAAAATCAAGGATGCAGACCATGTAATTCATCTTTTAAACAATATAAAAAGCAATACAGTAAAAATTGAAGTTGAGAGAAATAACGCCAGCTTTACTACAGAGGTTTTGCCTGTAAAAAGCAAGCAAGATAATAGCTATAGATTAGGTATATGGGTAAGAGATAAAACTGCAGGTATTGGAACATTAACTTTTTTTGAGCCTAATAGTAGAAAATTTGGTGCACTTGGTCATGCTATCACTGATGTGGATACAGGAACATTAATGAAAGCAGAAAATGGAGAAATAATGAAAGCAAGAGTTTCATCAATAGAACAAGGGAAGAAAGGTAGTCCTGGAGAACTTAGAGGAATGTTTTTTGAAACTGATGAGGTATTAGGTAAAATCGAAAATAATACCACTTTTGGGATATACGGAACTATGTATGATAAAAATAAAATGTTTAAGCATAAAAAAGCATTGCCTATTGGATTTCAAAGCGAAGTTAAAACTGGTAAAGCTTATATATTAGCAAATGTTGAAGGTGATAAAGTAACAGAATACGAGGTTGAGATACTAAAACTTGAAAAACAAATAGTTCCTCAATCTAAAAGCATGGTTATAAAAGTTACGGATAAAAGCTTAATAAACAAAACTGGTGGAATTGTTCAAGGAATGAGTGGAAGCCCAATAATACAAAATGGAAAGATAGTAGGCGCAGTAACTCATGTTTTTGTGAATGACCCAACAAAGGGATATGGTATATATATAGAATGGATGCTTAAAGAAGCTGGAATCTACACTGATAATAATTCTGATTTTGCAGAAGGGAAATAA
- the steA gene encoding putative cytokinetic ring protein SteA, protein MLIKGIIKKDKKTKNLIKRLKPGDIAIIDHKDIDEIAAISLVESKIKCVLNLNLSISGKYPNKGPSILRESGIILLESKNKEIFDIVTEGDELELNDNVIVYKDNIIGTYEEINAERIEQMLKIGYSNLEIELDKFIENTLDYAKKEKELVLEKGNMPKIKTKMANKHALVVVRGKDYKKDLIAIQNYINEVKPILIGVDGGGDALLEFGFVPDIVIGDMDSVSDKCLKLSKEIIVHAYKDGRAPGLERVKSLGLEAKIYPSAGTSEDVAFLLAYSNNVDLIVAVGTHSNMIDFLEKGRSGMASTFLVRLKVGSKLVDAKGVNMLYRSSLKIKYVIGLGIAALIPIIVLTLMFPPMQEIIRLIQIRLRILFGF, encoded by the coding sequence ATGCTTATTAAAGGAATAATAAAGAAAGATAAAAAAACAAAAAACCTTATAAAAAGATTGAAACCTGGAGATATTGCTATTATAGATCACAAGGATATAGATGAAATAGCAGCAATTTCACTTGTAGAATCAAAAATTAAATGTGTATTAAATTTAAATTTATCAATTAGTGGCAAATATCCTAACAAAGGACCTTCTATATTAAGAGAATCTGGAATTATACTTTTAGAAAGCAAGAATAAAGAAATCTTTGATATAGTTACTGAAGGAGATGAACTGGAGTTAAATGACAATGTAATAGTATACAAAGATAATATTATTGGTACTTATGAAGAAATAAATGCAGAGCGAATTGAACAAATGCTAAAAATAGGATATAGTAATTTAGAGATTGAGCTAGATAAATTTATTGAAAACACACTCGATTATGCAAAAAAAGAAAAAGAATTAGTATTAGAAAAAGGTAATATGCCCAAAATTAAAACGAAAATGGCTAATAAACATGCTTTAGTAGTTGTTAGAGGGAAAGACTATAAAAAGGATCTAATAGCTATTCAAAATTATATTAATGAAGTGAAGCCCATATTAATTGGGGTAGACGGTGGAGGAGATGCTTTATTAGAATTTGGGTTTGTTCCAGACATTGTAATTGGAGATATGGATAGTGTTAGTGATAAATGCCTGAAACTGTCTAAGGAGATAATTGTACATGCATACAAAGATGGAAGAGCACCAGGTTTGGAAAGAGTTAAAAGTTTAGGATTAGAAGCTAAGATTTATCCCTCAGCTGGAACCAGTGAAGATGTTGCCTTTTTACTTGCTTATTCGAATAATGTAGATTTAATAGTTGCTGTTGGAACTCATAGTAATATGATTGATTTTTTGGAAAAAGGTCGTAGTGGCATGGCTAGTACTTTTTTGGTTAGATTAAAGGTAGGCTCAAAATTGGTTGATGCTAAAGGAGTTAATATGCTCTATAGGAGTAGTCTTAAGATAAAGTATGTTATTGGATTAGGTATTGCTGCATTAATACCTATAATTGTTCTAACACTTATGTTTCCACCAATGCAAGAAATTATAAGATTAATTCAAATTCGGTTAAGGATTTTATTTGGATTTTAG
- the spo0A gene encoding sporulation transcription factor Spo0A, which translates to MKTEKISIVIADDNKDFCCILSDYLATQEDVEVVGIAKDGLEALELITKQRPDVLVLDIIMPHLDGLGVLERLHNLELEKFPKVIVLSAVGQDKITQRAINLGADYYVVKPFDFDIFMKRIRQVTGTTPAIIERRKQIEVPTSLINTANSHKSLEAKITNIIHEIGVPAHIKGYLYLREAITMVVDNVGLLSAVTKELYPNIAKRFNTTPSRVERAIRHAIEVAWSRGKVDTINNLFGYTVNTDKGKPTNSEFIAMVADKLRLEQKIS; encoded by the coding sequence TTGAAAACTGAAAAAATTAGTATTGTAATTGCAGATGACAATAAGGATTTTTGTTGTATCCTTAGCGATTATCTTGCAACTCAAGAGGATGTAGAGGTGGTAGGGATAGCAAAGGATGGTCTTGAGGCCTTAGAGCTTATTACTAAGCAAAGACCAGACGTCTTAGTTCTAGATATTATTATGCCACATTTAGATGGTCTAGGAGTATTAGAAAGACTACATAATCTTGAATTAGAAAAGTTTCCTAAAGTTATAGTTCTATCAGCAGTAGGACAGGACAAAATTACTCAAAGAGCGATTAATTTAGGAGCTGACTACTATGTGGTTAAGCCTTTTGACTTTGATATTTTTATGAAAAGAATCAGACAGGTTACAGGAACAACACCAGCAATTATCGAAAGAAGGAAACAGATTGAAGTGCCTACAAGCCTAATAAATACTGCTAATTCACATAAGAGTTTAGAGGCTAAGATTACAAATATTATACATGAAATAGGCGTTCCTGCACATATTAAAGGGTATCTTTATTTAAGAGAAGCTATTACAATGGTAGTGGATAATGTTGGATTGTTAAGCGCTGTTACCAAAGAACTTTATCCTAACATCGCGAAGAGGTTTAATACGACACCAAGTAGGGTAGAAAGAGCAATTAGACATGCTATTGAAGTAGCATGGAGCAGGGGTAAGGTAGACACTATAAATAATTTGTTTGGATATACTGTTAATACTGATAAAGGAAAGCCTACCAACAGCGAATTTATTGCAATGGTAGCTGATAAATTGAGATTAGAGCAAAAAATTTCTTAA
- a CDS encoding phospho-N-acetylmuramoyl-pentapeptide-transferase, with amino-acid sequence MWSYSIVVFFISSALSLMAIPLIRDLLISNNCTALNYRKQHIPIGMGLVFVLVQSFVILTLGLYKNTIDNFIFSYIISILMIGLIGIIDDLIGEKDVKGFKGHIASLLKLKLTTGGLKLIVGGVVALIISLTISVNIVELVVNVLIIGLFTNLINLFDLRPGRAGKVFILLSIILLLSAEIRDYNYIITSLLGIILVYLPYDLKAKSMMGDTGSNVLGMTLGVFCAGTQPFLAKVLYLTLLIIIHIITEFYSLSRIIDNNRLLCYIDRLGRE; translated from the coding sequence ATGTGGAGCTATAGTATTGTAGTATTTTTTATTAGTAGTGCTTTAAGTCTTATGGCAATTCCTCTTATTCGTGACTTACTAATAAGTAATAATTGTACAGCCTTAAACTATAGAAAACAGCATATCCCAATAGGTATGGGCTTAGTATTTGTATTAGTGCAGTCATTTGTTATACTTACACTTGGCTTATATAAAAACACTATTGACAATTTTATTTTTTCCTATATTATTTCAATACTTATGATTGGTTTAATTGGTATAATTGATGATTTAATTGGTGAAAAAGATGTTAAGGGATTTAAGGGCCATATAGCTTCATTATTAAAGCTAAAGCTTACTACAGGTGGCTTAAAACTAATAGTAGGTGGAGTTGTAGCTCTGATTATATCTCTAACAATATCTGTAAATATAGTAGAGCTAGTGGTAAATGTACTAATAATAGGTCTTTTCACTAATCTAATTAATCTTTTTGACTTAAGGCCAGGAAGGGCAGGCAAGGTATTTATTTTACTTTCTATTATACTCCTTCTTAGTGCAGAAATACGAGACTATAACTATATTATAACTTCATTATTAGGTATTATACTAGTTTATCTCCCTTATGATTTAAAAGCAAAATCTATGATGGGAGATACAGGGTCAAATGTGTTAGGCATGACACTTGGTGTTTTCTGTGCAGGAACGCAACCATTTTTAGCAAAAGTACTTTATTTAACACTATTAATTATTATTCATATTATTACAGAATTTTATTCTCTATCAAGAATCATTGATAATAATAGACTATTATGCTATATTGATAGATTAGGAAGAGAATAG